In Candidatus Babeliales bacterium, the following are encoded in one genomic region:
- a CDS encoding serine hydrolase, with the protein MDEKIINDTRLQIIEIIRSFNDDLHGSLAVAKGNHLIWRGGFTYDNAPLTTFEHQQYLIASITKQFTAAGLLRYLYIHERAVQETPADQQQTILDSITQSLHTPLIKLFSPRCLPDLLHPEICLHVTLHQLLTHTSGITALNMPLQSEPGTEYHYSNVGYNLIGDILQKISHIPLNDYFSKMLFEPMSMKNSFLTTQGTTHTLHKKQKFENLLLGIERTIVNDRATYKPAKQIKMSELATAGGMISTPLDLFLWTRSLYAGQEVIPNYLINLMTTPHVQKPAHALYDGCNTLHHGYGIDLYQENDKTVYQIAGGISGYQSRITYNPKTEVCIINLSNISEEQPAIFALANILRDNLT; encoded by the coding sequence ATGGACGAAAAAATAATTAATGACACAAGACTGCAAATAATTGAAATTATACGTTCATTCAACGATGACCTCCACGGTAGTTTGGCTGTCGCGAAAGGAAATCACCTCATCTGGCGCGGCGGATTTACTTATGACAATGCTCCTTTAACAACGTTCGAGCATCAGCAATATCTTATTGCGTCCATAACCAAACAATTTACCGCTGCAGGCTTATTACGTTATTTATATATACATGAAAGAGCAGTCCAAGAAACTCCCGCCGATCAACAGCAAACTATTCTTGATTCCATAACCCAAAGCCTGCACACACCACTTATAAAGCTTTTCAGTCCACGTTGCCTGCCAGATTTACTACATCCAGAAATTTGTCTCCATGTTACTTTACATCAACTACTGACACACACTTCTGGAATCACTGCTCTCAATATGCCTTTACAATCAGAACCTGGCACAGAATATCACTATTCTAATGTTGGCTATAATCTCATCGGAGACATACTACAAAAAATCTCTCATATACCGCTCAATGATTACTTTAGTAAAATGTTGTTTGAACCAATGAGTATGAAAAATAGTTTTTTAACAACCCAGGGAACAACACATACCCTGCACAAAAAACAAAAATTCGAAAATCTCCTTTTAGGAATCGAACGCACCATTGTAAACGACAGGGCTACATACAAACCTGCAAAACAAATAAAAATGAGCGAACTTGCCACCGCCGGAGGGATGATTTCAACGCCTTTAGATCTATTTTTGTGGACCAGATCACTCTATGCCGGGCAGGAGGTAATACCAAATTATTTAATAAATCTTATGACTACACCGCATGTCCAAAAACCAGCACATGCTTTGTATGATGGATGTAACACATTACATCACGGTTATGGTATTGATCTCTACCAAGAAAATGATAAAACAGTCTATCAAATAGCCGGTGGCATATCGGGATATCAATCACGTATCACCTATAACCCAAAAACAGAAGTTTGTATCATCAACCTGTCAAACATTTCTGAAGAACAACCCGCCATCTTTGCTCTCGCTAACATATTGCGTGATAATTTAACGTGA
- a CDS encoding methylated-DNA--[protein]-cysteine S-methyltransferase has product MDKKQTTLYSETLQTPLGVMIAIADEHDLYLLEFTDNKKLDQKIKKLTKETEGTIAPGISAPLQSIQQELVAYFAGTLTSFKTPLKLSGTEFQKTAWKELLKIPYGKTTSYAQQAIAIQKETAYRAVANANGANRLAIIIPCHRIITSANTLGGYGGGIARKQWLIEHEKNTIVKQTQPLLTL; this is encoded by the coding sequence ATGGATAAAAAACAAACCACTTTATACTCAGAAACCTTGCAAACACCGCTGGGCGTCATGATTGCCATCGCTGATGAGCATGATCTATATCTTCTAGAATTTACCGACAATAAAAAACTAGACCAAAAGATTAAAAAGCTTACCAAAGAAACTGAAGGCACTATCGCCCCTGGTATAAGCGCCCCCCTACAATCAATACAACAAGAGCTTGTCGCATACTTTGCAGGCACACTAACCTCATTTAAAACGCCTCTAAAACTATCTGGAACAGAATTTCAGAAAACTGCTTGGAAAGAGCTCCTAAAAATTCCTTATGGAAAAACAACGAGTTATGCGCAGCAAGCAATTGCTATACAAAAAGAAACTGCGTATCGCGCAGTAGCCAATGCGAACGGTGCAAATCGTTTAGCCATTATTATTCCTTGCCATAGAATTATTACCAGCGCAAACACTCTCGGCGGATATGGCGGTGGCATTGCGCGTAAACAATGGCTTATCGAGCATGAAAAAAATACCATCGTAAAACAAACTCAACCATTATTAACCCTGTAA